CCCCCCACTACTCGGCATGAGCGTGGTAAAAATTTAATTGCTTATGATCACACTGGAGGCTATTAACTCATGAAAAAATTATTTATTGCTTTGTTTTTGCTTATATTTACAGTGAGAGCAGACGCAGATTTTGACCCTGAAAAAATTTTGCATTCAATGACCCTAAATGAAAAAGTCGGACAGTTATTCTTTATTCGTCCTGACCAGCTAGACACAAATTTAACGCTCGAATCTATTCACAATGACAAGAAAAACGCGTATGGAGTCAAAAAATTTAATCCTGTAATGATCGAGACCCTGAAAAATTTTCCGGCGGGAGGATTCGTAATGTTCCGCAAAAATTTAGAGAGTCCGGCGCAAATAAAAAATTTCAATCAGGCATTGAAAGACTCGAGTCAAATTTTACCGGTTATTGCAATCGACGAAGAAGGCGGACGAATAGCACGAATAGCTAATCATGAATCTTTCAGCGTTCCAAGATTCAAGAGTGCACAAGAAATCGCTAAAACCGGTCAAACCCGTAAAGCAGCTGAACAAATCGCGCAATATCTCAAAAATTTAGGCTTCAACATGAATTTTGCTCCCGTCGCTGATGTCAACACTAACCCGAAAAATATAATAATCGGTGATAGAGCATTCGGAAATAATCCCGCATTTGTAGCAAAAAATGTGAGTGAATATCTTGACGGCCTTCACGCACATAATATCGCAGGAAGCATTAAACATTTTCCCGGACACGGCGACACAACAAATGACACTCATTCAGGAAAAGTAACAATTTATAAAACTTGGCCGGAACTCTTGAAAAATGAGATAATACCCTTCAAAGCGAATTTAAACAAGTCAGACTCAATGATGACAGCTCATATAAATTTGCCGAACGTAACGCGCGATAATTTGCCTGCAACTCTTTCACATGAGCTCATAACCGGAAAATTACGCGAAGAATTACACTATGACGGAGTAATAATTACTGACGCACTTATGATGCGCGCAATCAGAGATAATTACACGTCAGAAGAGGCAGCAATTTTAGCAATCGAGGCGGGCTGTGATGTTCTGTTAATGCCTTATGATTATGTAGCAGCTTTCAACGGTATAATTAATGCTGTAAAATCGGGCAGAATTTCAGAGTCAAGAATCAATCAAAGCGTGAGGAGAATCTTAATCATGAAGGAAAGAATACAACAAAATTTAAAATGGTGGCAGAAATCAGCTGTCTATCAAATTTACCCGAAAAGTTTTGCTAATTCAGATAATAACGGTACAGGCGACATTAACGGCATAACAAGCAAATTAGATTATTTACAAAGTCTCGGCGTAAAATCTTTATGGCTGACTCCTGTTTACCCTTCTCCCATGATTGATAACGGCTATGATGTCGCAGATTACGTGAATATAGATAAATCTTTCGGAACAATGGCAGATTTCGATAATTTAATCGCAGAAGCAAATAAACGCGGCATAAAAATTGTTATGGATCTCGTATATAATCACACGTCAGACCAGCATAAATGGTTCATTGAGTCAAAATCGAGCCGGACAAATCCAAAATCAGACTGGTACATATGGCGCGACGCAAAATCAGACGGGACTCCCCCAACTAACTGGCGCGCAATTTTCGGCGGTAGTGCTTGGACGTGGTGCGAAGAGAGACAACAATATTATTTACACACTTTCGCGAAAGAACAGCCTGATTTAAACTGGGAAAATAAAGACGTGAGACAGGCATTATATGACGCTGCTAATTTCTGGATAAAAAAGGGTGTCGGAGGCTTCAGAATTGACGCGATAGTTTACATCAAGAAACCTGCAAAATTTGTTGACGGCAAACCCGACGCTAAAGACGGTTCAGTAAATATTCACTTAATGACAGCAAATACGCCGGGGATTCTTGATTTCTTGAGAGAGTTTAAGCGTGAAGTTTTTGACGGTCATGATATTTTCACGGTCGGAGAAGCAAATGGAGTCGCACCTGATGAACTTTCTCAATGGGTCGGCGATTATGGAGTCTTTGATATGTTGTTCGAGTTCAGCCACACAAATTTAGCGTTCAATAATTCAGAAATATGGTGCAGGCCGATAAACTGGAAATTAACGGATTTGAAGCGCGCCATTTCAGCGAGTCAGGAGGCAACAAGATTTAACGGATGGTACCCGATTTTTTTCGAGAATCACGACAGACCTAGAGCAGTAAATTATTTCTTTCCTGAGGGAGCAGACACTAACAAAGCAGCAAAGGCACTCGCAGCAATTTTATTAACTTTGCGCGGGACACCGTTTATTTATCAGGGTCAAGAATTAGGCATGACAAATATTAACTGGCAGGACATAAATATTTATGACGATATTTCTTCGCACGGACAATATAATTTAGCGATTAGTGAGGGCTTTACACCTGATGAGGCAATAAAATTTGTTCAGCGTTTCAGCCGGGACAACGCACGCACCCCAATGCAATGGAACGCAGGAATTAATGCAGGATTCAGCACTTCTAAAACGTGGCTGCCGGTCAATGAAAATTATACGAGGATTAATGCAGAGAACGAGATAAAAGACTCTGACTCAGTGTTTAACTGGTATAAAAATTTGCTGGCATTCAGAAATAATAATAATATTTTGCTTGAAGGCGATTATCACGAAATTTTTGCTGACAGTGAAGAAATATTTGCGTTCGAGCGTTCACTAAACGGGGAAAAAATTACTACAATTGTAAATTTCTCGCTGAAGCCCGTTAAGATTCCTGACAATATCGCCGGGAAAATTATATTTTGCAGTGAGAAAAACGCGCGCCCCAACGAATTACAGCCATTAGAAGCGCGAATATATTTATAACCGAGTCAAGCCGCCGCCTCGCCCCACCCACCCACCCTGCTCGGCGGCGGAAAACCCTTCACATATCACTCAACAGTAACGCTCTTTGCGAGATTTCTGGGCTTGTCAACGTCCAATTTTCTGGCAACTGCAACATAATAGCCGAGTAACTGCAACGGAATAACTGCGAGACTTGCTGCTAAATGCTCATCAGTTTCCGGGATATGAAATATAAAATCTGCTTCATCTTTCAACGCCTCACAGCCTCGAGTCGACACTACCAGCAAAAACGCTCCCCGACTCTTAGCTTCTAACATGTTGCTTGCTATTTTCTGATATAAATTTTTCTGGGTCATAATTCCTGCAACCAACATATTTTTCTCGATTAAGCTGATAGGCCCGTGCTTCATTTCTCCTGCGGCACATGCTTCAGAGTGCAAATAACTAATTTCCTTCATCTTGAGGCTTCCTTCCATTGCGACGGCATAATCAATATTTCGGCCAAGATAAAAGGCGTTGCGGGCATTTATGAATCTCTCGGCAATTTCCGCGAGTCTTCCTTTCTCGTCAAGAATCTCATCAATTTTTTCGGGCAATTTCTGAATCTCACTGATTAAATTTTCACAGCTCAAATCATCAAGAGTCCCGCGAATCTTTGCAAACTGTATAGCAAGAACGTAACACGCAATTAACTGCGCGCTGTATGCCTTTGTCGTTGCAACTGCTATTTCAGGGCCGGCCATCGTGTAAAAAACGCTGTCTGCCTCACGTGCGATAGTACTTCCGACGACATTTACTATTGCAAGAGTCTTTATTTTATTTTCCTTTGCGAGTCTCATTGCTGCGAGGGTGTCTGCTGTTTCTCCTGACTGCGAAATTATGAGTGCGAGTGCGTTTTTATCGAGCGGCATTCTTCTATAACGAAATTCTGACGCTAATTCGACTCTGACGGGAATTTTTGCGAGATCCTCTATTACGTATTGAGCGACTGCCCCGGCGTGATAAGCTGACCCGCAAGCAATTATATAAATTTGTGAGATAGATTTTATTTGCCCGTCATTGAGTCCCATATCGCCCAAATCAATTTTGTTCGAGTGAAATACTGATCCGAAAGTGTCTTTAACTGCGCGCGCCTGCTCGTGAATTTCCTTCATCATGAAGTGTTCAAAGCCGCCTTTTTCTGCTGCCTGAGCGTCCCAAGTAACCTCGCTTAATTCTTTATGTTTTGCGTAACCTTCAGTATCAAAGAATCTGACGACACCTTTTTTTAACTGCACGATTTCCATATTGTCGAGATAATAAACCTGCTTTGTGTCCTGCAAAATGGCTGATACGTCGGAGGCCAGGAATGACTCGCCCTTGCCCTGACCAGCTATTAACGGCAAATCTTTACGCGCTCCCCAGACCTCGCCGGGAAAATCTTTGAACAACAGCACGAAACAGTAAGAACCTTCAATTTTCTTGATTGCCTGAGTGATAGCTTTTAGGGGGCTCTTTTCCTGCTTATAATAGAAGTCGATTAATTTAACGGCTGCTTCTGTATCTGTCTGCGAATAAAATTCATAACCGTAATTAGCGAGCATATTTTTAATTTCGCGATAATTCTCGACTATTCCATTATGAACAGCGACAACTGCTGCATCATCACTCCATAAAGGGTGAGCGTTTGTGTCAGAAGGTTCGCCGTGAGTTGCCCATCGAGTGTGGCCTATGCCGCAAGTGCCTGACATGTCCTGACCAGAAATTTTTTCTTCTAAGACTTTGAGTCGGCCTTTATTCTTTGCGATTTTCACGTTGTTATTGTCAAGAATTGCTATTCCTGCCGAGTCATAGCCTCTGTATTCAAGTTTTGCGAGTCCTGATAATAGAATCGAGTCTGCCTGCCTGTCTCCCGTGTAACCTAATATACCGCACATAAATAAATTTCTCCCTTCGTGATTAATGCTAATAATTATACGTGATAAAATATTTTCCGGAGGGGCGTTCAGGTTTTATTTACTGGACGAGGCTATCTAGGGGACATCTCCTGAAGCCTATTTTGGCCGAAAGGAGGTGAGTAACAGTGAAAGAATTTCTTGACAGTATGATAAAACTGCTACAGATAATTTCTTTATCCGCAACAGTTTTTGAAATAATACTTCGGGTGATTCGTTACTTGATTACCCACTAACATTTAAGTTTTCGTTTATGAAGGCTTACTGAGGTGGGGCTCCAATCCCCGCTTCGGAGGCCTTTATTTCTTCAATTCGTCCGACCTCTCCCGGCCGGATTGATTTAATTATACAACATTCATTCATTCAGCACGTGATAAAATATTTTCCGGAGGGGCGTTCAGGTTTATTTACTGGACGAGGCTATCTAGGGGACATCTCCTGAAGCCTATTTTGGCCGAAAGGAGGTGATAACGTGAGAAATATAATAAAACTCGTCAAAGCCATTACTGACCTTGCACGAGCTTTAACGGATTTAATCCGAGCTTTCAAACGTTAGCAATCTTCACTTTCAGGCTTTATGCTGTAGTGGGGATTCTCAAGACCCCGCTTCAACTGGCCTGATTTTGATTTTTTCTTCAGTTCGTCCGACCTCTCCCGGCCGGATTGATTTAATTATACAACATTCATTCATTCAGCACGTGATAAAATATTTTCCGGAGGGGCGTTCAGGTTTTATTTACTGGACGAGGCTATCTAGGGGACATCTCCTGAAGCCTATTTTGGCCGAAAGGAGGTGACAGCCATGAAAGATTTTCTTGACGGCATGATAAAGCTGTTACAGATAATCTCGATATCCGCAACAGCCTTAGAAATTATTTTAAGGATTGTTCGTTGGTGGCTTGCCCACTAAGGTTTGTCATCGTTGAAGGCTTACTGAGGTGGGGTTTGCGTCCCCGCTTCGGAGGCCTTTATTTTTTCGATTCGTCCGACCTCTCCCGGCCGGATTGATTTAATTATACAACATTCATTCATTCAGCACAGAAAAAAATACGTAGTCTATGATTTGTTAAGTAGCTTAATCTGTTATAAAATTTACACGTTAATTCAAGGAGGCTATAAAATTTTGAGTGATTGTATTTTCTGCAAGATCGCAAATAAAGAAATCCCGACAGAGTTCGTCTACAGTGATGATAAAGTCGTCGCATTCCGCGATTTAAATCCGCAGGCACCTGTTCACATTCTCGTGATACCGAGAGAACATTTTGACTCCGCCGTTGCAGTAAAAGATTCTTCCGTATGGAACAGCCTTCTTGATGCTGCAACAAAGGTCGCAAAACAATTCGGCCTCGATGAAAAAGGTTTCAGAATGGTAATCAACACAGGCGAACAGGGCGGACAGACAGTTCCTCATCTTCACCTGCATTTATTGGCAGGACGTAACCTCGGCTGGCCCCCCGGCTAGCTTTCTGACTGTACAGAGAATCCTGAAGGGAGGGAATGTAACTTGACTACAGTAACCCGTAAAGACGGCGAGACTCTGGAAGATACGCTCCGAAGATTTAAACGCGAAGTCGCCAGAGTAGGCACATTGAGAGAAGCCCGCAGACGTGAGCACTACGAGAAGCCCAGTGACGCAAAGAAAATCAAACGCGCCGAGGCAGCCCGCAAACGCAAATCAATGCGGCACAGGAATCCGATCTAAGCAATTAATGCTGGGGAGTCTAAATTAACGGACTCCCTAATAATTTACACATTTTCAGGAGGTTTTATTTATGTCAAAGCACTATAAGCGCGCGATATTATTACTCGTTATTCTTGCTGTAACTTTCTCGGCAAATACACTTTTTGCAGCAGCACGGCGAAGAGTCCCCGTCAAGCCCCGTATGCAAAATTCTCACAAAATCGAGCAGTTAAGACGTGAAGCAGATCGAGGCCATGTAGGTTCACAATTTGAACTCGGCAGAATCTATTACAACGGCGACGGAGTCAAACGCGACTACAAACAGGCTTATTACTGGTACGACAAAGCAGCGAACAAAGGCGACGCAAACGCACAGTATAGACTCGCAGAATTATTCTATTCAGGACACGGCACAAAGCAAAATTATTACAACGCCGCTTACTGGTTCAGAAAAGCCTGCATATCGAATCACCGCAACGACAGCGTAAAAGATTCCGCCTTCCAAAGAGGTATGGACGAATTTAAAGCAAAGAATTACAAGCGCGCCGCAGATTTATTCAAAGCAGCATGGAGCAGACCAGCAGCAAAACCCGCTCCCGCAGCTCCTAGACCTACACCAAAGCCCGCGCCCGCACCTGTTGCAAAGCCGGAAATTTCTAGACCGACTCACAATGCGCCGAC
The sequence above is a segment of the Synergistaceae bacterium genome. Coding sequences within it:
- the glmS gene encoding glutamine--fructose-6-phosphate transaminase (isomerizing) translates to MCGILGYTGDRQADSILLSGLAKLEYRGYDSAGIAILDNNNVKIAKNKGRLKVLEEKISGQDMSGTCGIGHTRWATHGEPSDTNAHPLWSDDAAVVAVHNGIVENYREIKNMLANYGYEFYSQTDTEAAVKLIDFYYKQEKSPLKAITQAIKKIEGSYCFVLLFKDFPGEVWGARKDLPLIAGQGKGESFLASDVSAILQDTKQVYYLDNMEIVQLKKGVVRFFDTEGYAKHKELSEVTWDAQAAEKGGFEHFMMKEIHEQARAVKDTFGSVFHSNKIDLGDMGLNDGQIKSISQIYIIACGSAYHAGAVAQYVIEDLAKIPVRVELASEFRYRRMPLDKNALALIISQSGETADTLAAMRLAKENKIKTLAIVNVVGSTIAREADSVFYTMAGPEIAVATTKAYSAQLIACYVLAIQFAKIRGTLDDLSCENLISEIQKLPEKIDEILDEKGRLAEIAERFINARNAFYLGRNIDYAVAMEGSLKMKEISYLHSEACAAGEMKHGPISLIEKNMLVAGIMTQKNLYQKIASNMLEAKSRGAFLLVVSTRGCEALKDEADFIFHIPETDEHLAASLAVIPLQLLGYYVAVARKLDVDKPRNLAKSVTVE
- a CDS encoding histidine triad nucleotide-binding protein, translated to MLSDCIFCKIANKEIPTEFVYSDDKVVAFRDLNPQAPVHILVIPREHFDSAVAVKDSSVWNSLLDAATKVAKQFGLDEKGFRMVINTGEQGGQTVPHLHLHLLAGRNLGWPPG
- a CDS encoding 30S ribosomal protein S21, whose product is MTTVTRKDGETLEDTLRRFKREVARVGTLREARRREHYEKPSDAKKIKRAEAARKRKSMRHRNPI
- a CDS encoding SEL1-like repeat protein codes for the protein MSKHYKRAILLLVILAVTFSANTLFAAARRRVPVKPRMQNSHKIEQLRREADRGHVGSQFELGRIYYNGDGVKRDYKQAYYWYDKAANKGDANAQYRLAELFYSGHGTKQNYYNAAYWFRKACISNHRNDSVKDSAFQRGMDEFKAKNYKRAADLFKAAWSRPAAKPAPAAPRPTPKPAPAPVAKPEISRPTHNAPTPAPVNKPESPKVENKPAPVARPEPPKPAPAPVAKPEISKPTHNAPTPAPVNKPEPPKPSMHNPSSTVEHHSPRAPEKPRIPDNPEHRRPE